TGCAGAGCACTCTTGATGCTGAGGTCAGGAGCAGGAATGATGCCCTGAGGATCaagaagaagatggagggagaCCTGAATGAGATGGAGATCCAGCTGAGCCATGCCAACAGGCAGGCTGCTGAGGCCCAGAAACACCTGAGGAATGTCCAGGGACAACTCAAGGTGTGTTTTGTGCTACtgctaaattaataaaatgttgaaaagggAAGGTTGTGAACTTAcgtttttctcttcattgtcAGGATGCCCAACTGCACCTTGATGATGCTCTGAGAGGACAGGAAGACATGAAGGAGCAGGTAGCCATGGTGGAGCGCAGAAACGGCCTGATGCTGGCTGAGATTGAGGAACTGAGAGCTGCTTtggagcagacagagagaggacgcAAAGTGGCTGAGCAGGAGCTGGTTGATGCTAGTGAGCGTGTTGGACTGCTTCACTCTCAGGTTTGTTTTTGGTTAAGGAAAATAAATTGTATATAATGTACATATGGACATACTGATACACCCAGGCATaacaatatcaaaataaatctgACTCTGTTCAATATCCAGAACACCAGTCTTATAAACACCAAGAAGAAGCTGGAGGCAGACCTTGTCCAGGTTCAGGGTGAAGTGGATGATGCTGTTCAGGAAGCAAGAAATGCTGAGGAGAAAGCCAAAAAGGCCATCACTGATGTGAGTTTATAACCTCACTGCTATTTTAGAAAGAACAGAATATTTTTGAACTTCAGTTGACCTATCAGAATATATTTGTTAAACAATAAATTTGACCCTTTTCAGGCTGCCATGATggctgaggagctgaagaaggagcAGGACACCAGTGCTCATCtggagaggatgaagaagaaccTGGAGGTCACAGTCAAGGACCTGCAGCACCGTCTGGATGAGGCTGAGAACCTCGCCATGAAGGGCGGCAAGAAGCAGCTCCAGAAACTGGAGTCCAGGGTATGAAGTGAATCTCTAAAGTACATACGCCAATTCTCTGTGCTCAACTCCATCTACAAATCTCCTGACAATCACATTTCAGGTTCGTGAGCTGGAGGCTGAAGTTGAAGCTGAGCAGAGACGTGGAGCTGATGCTGTTAAAGGAGTCCGCAAATATGAGAGGAGAGTGAAGGAGCTGACCTACCAGGTGAACTTCATTTCTCAAACATCCACAATAATaactttcactttctgtttgttACTCCATGTGTGACAATTATTTATCTGTGCAGACTGAGGAGGACAAGAAGAATGTGAACAGACTCCAAGATCTGGTGGACAAGCTGCAGCTCAAAGTCAAGGCTTACAAGAGACAGTCTGAGGAGGCTGTAAGTCAGCGGCGCTATTGTGAATAATAAGTTACAGTTGAGTTAATATTGACATTAACAGACAAATTAATATGACTCTAAACATTTCACAGGAGGAGCATGCCAACACTCACATGTCCAGGCTCAGGAAGGTTCAGCATGAGCTGGAAGAGGCTCAGGAGCGTGCTGACATCGCTGAGTCCCAGGTCAACAAGCTGAGAGCAAAGAGCCGTGATGCTGGaaaggtagtttttttttttatcctgacTTATAGTATCATCATTCATCTCTATATTCATAGCTATACATTCTAATGTGAAATACTCATATTGGCTAACTATATACATAAAGAActcaacaacacaaaacaacaattacTACATATACTATTCCATAAGCTATATTTGTGATAACTAATCAACCTAGTTCTACAAGAATATGCCATCTCTAGACTTTAGtccaaaaaaaatattttttttcattacatcaTGAATGTTCTCACTACATTCCTATTAACACTGTCCCCATCTCTCTTTCCTTCAGGGAAGTGACTCTGCTGAATGACATACAGGGTCCAGCTGAGGCATCAATCaagtatataaaatataagCCACCAAGAACTTTCtgaacatttacaataaatgttaaaattgtctgtgttctgtttatttcttgtttgaAACCATATTAAACAAGCTGGCTAAtcatttttgctctttttttttttcaattttcttctAAGATTTGATGTCACGTCTCTTTTCGGTCACTTGCTGTAGTTAAGATGCACCAATAAATGATGAGTGCCCTATCTTGTAGTGGATTATAAACTCTGTAGTCAAGGCTCATTTGTGAGTTATGTAGTTCAACTAATCATAATCAGGAGAAAACATGAAttggtatttgtgtttttattgttatactGTTTTTCTACCAGAGTTCTGCCTACTTGCAAATGTTGTCTTTGGATAGGCAGCTAAAACAGTACTGTCTTGAACTAAATGCATTGCATTTACATTTGGAATTCTCAGCTATAATTTTTCATCTTCACCAGATGTATGTacaatgtatatatatacatatatatggaAAATGTAACTAGCAAAGAGGGAAATAAAAATTCTAAAATGCTTTGTCTAATACACTACTTACTTTAAACTGAATAAAGTCGATCTATATTCCAAGAACCTACGCTGAGGGCAAATCTACTTCATATAATTTTATAAACACTGTTCAATCAATTACCTTCAAGCCAATAAGTGACACCTAACACTGACTAATATCCACTGTCACCATTCTTTCCTTCCAGCAGACTTGCCCTTTCCTTGCACTGCCTTTTCCCTCCCCTTTTTAGGATTCCCTTTGCGTTTTTCTCCTCCTCGAGCCATCTCTTTCTGGAGTTGGGCTGTATGATTCTTTTCAGTCAGAGATAAACAGTCTTCTTTTGGACTCCTAGGGTTGGTCTCAAGGCTCCACTGGTCACGTGAGCATGAAGTTAGAGTCTGTGCTTCACTGGTTGTGCCTGCATTAGTGGATGAAGGCCTCATGTGGGCATTTGTGGGACTTGCAAGGTTTGGAGAGCACAGCCTGGACTTAACATCTACTTTTTTTGGGAGAAGATTTAAGTTGACAGAAAGGGGCCTTCCAGGTACTGGGTTTAGAGGAATCACAAGGTCATTTCCTGGGACTCCTAGAGTGAGGATGACTTCTGGGAGCGTACATGgttgaccaaaattttcctgTCCCTTTGACAGATAAAGAAACCAAATaaacactgatgaaaacatgtttaattataataaaaaccaATTACCTCACAATTTACAATGTGGCACAGCTTACCTGCTGTGGTGCGAAAGTCATGGACACTTTCATTgtcaccttttaaaaaaaaaaaaaagaaagtctttCTTCAATACAGTGACTCTTGTTCAGGCTTTCATGTTTTAGTGGCTGCTGCAGACCAGATTAAAATAACTTCAAGCAGCAAATGGCAACATGCCACCTTATTGCCCAAGGTCATGAATGAAGAACCAAGGAAGGAGTTTCACCTCCCCCTTACTGAAGCCCTTAACTGTTCAACCTGCTTATACGAAGTGTAGGTTTAAATCATAAAAAGCTGGATTCATGTATATGGACTGCAAGTTATATAATTTCACTTTCATCTAATCAATTCAAATCAATACAGGACTGGTATTTGCATTCTGTCTATTGATGGTTAGTTCATGGAATAATCAGTACATGGTTATATTTGAGGTGAACAATTTACCTGCACTAGAGAATTCAGCTCTTTCTGATATTCTGTCTCAGGGGTAAAGGAAGCAGATTTGGGTAGTGCTCTAGGGGATCCAGGTTTAGCATGAGACGCTGGTGTGGAGCAGTCCTTCTTTGATGTTTTTGGTGTATTTTCAGCTACAGTGATGTGTAGTGATGAAGCCttacagaagaaaaatgaaaatataaggTAGCTGAGCTCTCAAATATTTCACCAAAACTGTTCAGTTCAGCTGCTCTGTAGAATGCACCTTTGGTCAAAAAATAACTGACAGTATTATAGTCAGAAACATGTGCCTGCACATTTACTGCCAAAACTCATTCGATGCATGCTAGTCTAtgtgtgacattaaaataactAGGAACTACATTTGATAAATTTGGCGATATCAGTTATTTCCACAACACCACCAATAACTTAAATGTAACTTACAGGGATTCCAGCCATTACAGTGCTACCATTTTCCTTTCCTTCAGAAGTCCCACTAATCCCAGGCAGGGTAGGAAGTAAAACATGCTGATCGTTCAGCCGCTGACTGGAGGCAATGATTTTGAAGAATGCATCAGCTTCTGCAGCTGTTACAGAAGATCAAGAGTTCCTTCTGTGACACATCTTTGACAGAAACGCATGCTTGACCTTATTTgccctgtgtgttttctttaccTGTAAGCACATTACTTTCATTGTGTGTGGCTGTGGCAGGTGTACTTCTGCTTGGCTGCAATGAGCACCGTTGCTCTTCCATACGTCCTCTTTGTGCATGCATTATCATGTTGAGGAACTGCTCCTGCTCAGCTGGTGATGTGTCCTAAAAAGATTTAAAGAACGACAAGTAATCAGAAGTGGAACCACATTGTTTCAACAGAAGACTGTGCAAAATGAGACTTTGACGTATCActaatgtaattttaatgtcTTACTAAAAGAATACAGTACAAGAAGGAAACCACTGGCAAAACTATAAGCTGTGTTTTGAGCAGCATCTCACCTGCCTGTGCTGGTCAGTTTTGACATGGTTTAAGGAGGCAGACTGGTGGGGATGTTTACCAGATGTATCTGAGATGGCATTGTCTTTGCGTTGAGCCGGTGGGGTACCTAGACCAGATGGGGTACCTAGTTTTTGGAAGATTTGGGGGGCAAAGCATCTTTGTTCATCCATCCTAGAGCCCTGTGTGGATCAAAACAGTTGTGTGTATTGTTAAACATGTTCTttatgtgcaaaaaaatgtatgaagaCACTGtggaagaaaatcaaaaaagtcacatttttataAAGGTTTTTACATCACGTTATGGAGCAAGAGGCCAACCTGGACTTTGGAGACCATATAAGACAAGCAGCTTGCATCAACCTCTGCAGCAGTTGATGTTGATATGGTACCTCCATTCTGTATCCCTGGTAAGGAAGGAAGAGCCACTCGCTGGTCATCAAGCCGTCGGCCCTGAATGTTGGCCAAGAGGCTGAAGAACTTCTCTGAATCTGGACCTGGGAAGGTAGAAAACCACGTCACTACAATATAACATGAAAGTGTAATgaaattattattgtaaaaaatGACAGGTAAGAAAAGTAAATCAGAAAGGAAAACATGGTTGTAATCTAACCTGTGGGCATGGTGCTATCAGTGGGCTTATGTGTGGGTGTGGACCTCGGACTAATATTTAAGACACTTTGCTCTTGATCCATTTGCCCACATTCAGAATGACTCACTGAGGTAAAAAAATCACTCTGTTCAGCTGCAGCCAAGACCTATcaggaaaaaaagtgttttgtttatattcatgtcagtaaataaataattaaaaatattaattacatgaaaacacaaatgggCATTCAGTCTGCATATCTAAGATGACATTGTTTTAAAGTGTCACAATTTCATGTAATTTATCTCCAGAGTTTCAAAATTTAAATGGGGTTTGAAGTTGTAACTTGATAATATACCTGTTTTTGATATGCTTTATCTTTACTCTGTTTTGTGTCTGCACTGGATCTGAAGGGGACTGAGCTCAGAGAGGTTAAACCAGTTAGTACAGACACTCTCCCATGCATTTTCGGTGAAAACTGGGTCTCCGGAATGAAGATCTGAGGTAATGTGCACCTTTGGTCCTCCAGTCTGGAATCCTGAAAATTCATGAGGCCAGAATTTCTCAGCATGTTTGATCGTGAGGCACTGAGTTAAGGATGGCTTCATTTAGGAATGAGAACTGCATTTCCTTTGTGTTTAGGTAAACTTTATGTAACCATATGTTGAGATTATAAACCTCTTTTACAAGAAAGCCCTGAATATTTGTGCTTTCATCAATCACAGTTAATGATGTCAAATATTTTGTACACACCTGGACCTTAGAGACCATGTAACATAAGTAGTTTGTATCTCCCCCTGCTGCAGATGTGCCATTTGCGTTCTGTAATCCAGGTAATGACGGAAGACACACTCGCTGGTCGTCAAGGCGATGGCTCTGAGTGTTGGCCAAATGGCTGATGAACTTTTCCAAATCTGAGCCTGAAGGTGAGATGTTAAAGGTGAAATATTTCTGTAACTACAATATATGATCTTTAAAGTTGAGATTGAAACTTTTCTGAACCAGGACCTGTTGGTaagaaaatgcatttgaaaGAGTTGCAACACACTTAATTACACACacttaacattttaattatcacTCACCTGTGTTTAACGTATTGGATGTGCAGGGATCACTCTTACTAGGATTCAAGGAACATCGCTGGTCATCCATGCGTCCATGCTGGCCATGGCAGATCATATTCAAGAATTTTTGTTGTTCCATAGGTGATTCAGCCTATTGGGCAAAAAGCTATCATAAGCATTTGGCCAAAATCAAGagatgaaatgtgaaatgattaGAGCAATCAGGATAATTCAATAAGAAGGAACAGACCTCAATGGAGGCATGACCATGCTCCACTTGGTTGGCTGGTATCAATACAAGCTTCTTGTTTCTATCTGGAGTATTTTTAGACATAGATATCTGAGGTGCAGGGCCATGATGGTTATTACTTCTAGCTTCCTGAGAAAAGAAATCATATTTTAGAGTACACTTTAGTCGTTTATTCACCACAGCACATGCCCAGGTCCATGCGTACAGCCCTTTACAACCTGTAGTCCAGTACCTGCTTGTTAAACCCTGACAATGACAACTGCAGTACATCAATGCATTGCCCCTGCTTGTTGTTCAAGTCCTCATAGTTTGAAACGGCAGGGGTTCAGACGAACACAATCAACAATGAATTCACAAAAGCACAGTAACACAACACATACAGTGCATACGGTTATATCTGTGGCTACTGTCTCAACCTTTAGGTGCAGTTTTACTTTGTGTAGTTTTGacaggcaatgctgttcatcCATCCCATGCTGTGAATAATGCATGTTGAGGATCTGCTCCTGTTCTGGAGATCTCTGGTGAACATTTAACATAAGAATGAGCAAAAACTGAATGActttataaaatataagaaatttTAGACATTGTTATTCTTCTTGGCAGCAAAAATCTGGTGGACAGGTTGAGGATTAATGTAAaacatcactgaaaaaaaaaaacaatattacatTGTCAGGACAATGTAATAAAAGAGTATTACTACttctaataaacacaaaatttaGATACAATTACATatctacatacatacatatatatacatacatacacacatatatatatatatataacatatatatataaataaataaagcaatacTCAATAATAGTATCAAATCTAAAGATTAACTTTATGCTACATGATCCTACCTGCAGAGTGTCGGTAGATTCTAAGTCTTCAGCAGCTGccattatgaaaaaaaatttcacaaaaaaggGTCCTTaactgaaaacaatacaaaaagtTACACAAAATTTCTCTGATTCATAGTGAAATTATTTCAGTACTtcttaaatacaaatattgtaTGTGCTatgaaaattattatttcaatTGACGCTTCTCCAAAGGTATACTGGATGGGGCTTGGTGGAAAGCTTTTTAAATGGAATTAAATCCTGAGTATTAACCCATTGCCATTAAGACCCACAGGCTGCATAGGCTGCACCCTGTTCTTAATAGTACCATCTGTAATCCCAGATGAAAACATAATCCTCATAGACAGATGATCTTTTTCACTGGTAGATGTATGTTCTACCTTCTG
This genomic window from Mastacembelus armatus chromosome 8, fMasArm1.2, whole genome shotgun sequence contains:
- the LOC113140554 gene encoding uncharacterized protein LOC113140554; translated protein: MAGIPASSLHITVAENTPKTSKKDCSTPASHAKPGSPRALPKSASFTPETEYQKELNSLVQVTMKVSMTFAPQQGQENFGQPCTLPEVILTLGVPGNDLVIPLNPVPGRPLSVNLNLLPKKVDVKSRLCSPNLASPTNAHMRPSSTNAGTTSEAQTLTSCSRDQWSLETNPRSPKEDCLSLTEKNHTAQLQKEMARGGEKRKGNPKKGREKAVQGKGKSAGRKEW